The genomic DNA GAGTATTACCTGATGGTATTACTCAATACCATTAATCATGACCATTAATCATGCCACCAAGATTGTTGCTGCAAAAACCAAAGACCATGGTAATGATTATTGAAACCATCCATGTTACGAATTTGAAAATGGATGGTTTAGCTTTCCATCTACATATACGCCATTAGGCGATGGCCCAGGACCAGGGGCATCGTTTGAATATCACGTTAGCGTTATAAATATAAAGAAGACGAAGAAGCGGTTAGAACTTCTCAAAAAAATCGAGCTGATTATCTAGTAGGTCAGAATGTAAGCGTTAATATCAAATCTACCGCGTCGAAAGAAAAGTTAAATACTTATTGAAGGTGAATTAAAATCAATGACCGACTCGAAAAATAAATAATGTCTAAATCTTAATTTTATGCAATGAAAGCTAACATTCTAAGTGGTCGTAAGTGGTCGCGAAGTCAATAAAGATAGGCCGCGCGAAGCCGCGTCCTTATCCAATGTGTTGAACATACCAGATATTGAGTGTGACTAAGACTCTTCTTACTGTCACAACAGCCAGCCTATTTAGCATTGTTTAGACAATCTTTATTGTCTAAACAATGCTGTTATGGGTGAATCTTATTGTTAACCCATTGGTTTGCGTACAACTGGCTCAAATGAGATGACGATGTATTACGAGTTAATAAGACCTGTTTGCGTGGTTAACCCAGCCATAATGCTTTCATCTAAGCCAAATAAACTTAGATAGTGTTGTATATTTCCTGGTTCAGTATTGTCTGTAGTATCAGTGCTTAGTGGTTGTCCCTGCAGTAAATTCAATTTGTGCAATAACATGTATTGAGATTTACGTTCCATCACCAACTCAACATCGAGCATTTTTTGATATTCGTCGTTGTCTAAATGCGCCTTAGCGATCCGACGTAAGCGTCGATAAGGTTGTAAGACATTGGTTTCCCATTGATCAACCACAAGGGTTAATATTTCCCATTGTTGCTGCGTCAAAACATAATGCTGTTGATCAAGGTATTGCGCTAATAATAGAATATTAACGTTTACGTGGTAACTGTCTTGTAGGTGTATGTAAAACTGAGGGTTAATTGAATAGCTTTGCTCGCAATGACGCCAAATTGTATGACTAAATGTTTGGCGATGAAAAGGTTGCGACATACAGAATCCCTTGCTGCATTTGTGCGGTTAATTAACAGCACAAATGCCAATAAAATAATGAAAACCAATCGCTTATTGAAAATCTTGTTCGATAAGCTCAATCTGTTCTTGAATCTCTAACCAATCCATTTCACTTTCATCCATGGTTTGAGTCAGCGTCGTACGCTCGTTGAGAACCTTGGTCATTTTAGCTTTGTTCTCAGCTTCGTATAAGTCGCCATCGGCTAATTCAATTTCTAGTTCGGCTAATCTTTTGTTGATTTTTTGCTGTTGGGTTTCTAATTTTATTTGTTGCTTTTTCAATGGCGATACTCGTTGACGTAATTCAGCGTCCATCCTTTTTTGCTGCTTTTTATCCACCGAATCACTGCTAATGGCAGCATCCGTTTTGTTGCTGGCTTGGGCCAATTTAGCCGCATCGAGTAACCATTGATGGTAATCATCCAAGTCACCGTCAAAAGGTGTTACAACACCTTGATCCACTAAGTAATAGTCACTACAACTTAATCGTAATAGGTGACGGTCATGTGACACAATTACCATTGCACCTTCAAAGGTTTGTAATGCCATGGTTAGCGCATGGCGCATCTCTAAATCTAAATGGTTGGTGGGTTCATCGAGTAATAATAGATTAGGGCGTTGCCAAACGACTAATGCTAATACCAGACGCGCTTTTTCGCCGCCAGAAAACGGCCGTACTGGCGATAAAGCCATATCACCATTAAAGCCAAATCCGCCTAAAAAGCTCCGTAATTCTTGTTCGCGCGCATTGGATGGCGCCAGCCTGATCAAGTGTTGCATTGGGGTATCATCAAGGCTTAAAAATTCAACTTGATGCTGAGCAAAATAACCAATGTTCAATCCTGGATTAGGTTGATATTTACCGGTTTTAGCTTTTAATTGGCCAGATAACAGTTTAATTAGCGTCGATTTACCTGCACCGTTTCTCCCCAATAAACCGATACGAGCGCCTGGAACAAGGTTTAACTCAACCTGTTTAAGGATGGTTTTATCTTCATAACCAATAGAGACATTTTCCATCACCACTAATGGATTTGGCAATGCTTCTGGTGTTCTAAAGGCCATTTGAAATGGATTGTCTACTTGGGATGGCAATAACTCTGCCATACGTTCGAGTGCTTTTAAGCGACTTTGTGCTTGTTTAGCTTTACTGGCTTTATAGCGAAAACGATCAACAAATGACTGCATATGTGAGCGTTCTTTTTGTTGACGCTCGAAGGCCACTTGTTGTTGTGCCATGCGTTCTGCGCGCACGCGTTCAAAAGATGAGTAATTGCCTTTGTAATAATTTAATTTTTGATTTTCGATATGAACAATTTCACCGATAATGCCATCGATGAAGTCACGATCGTGACTGATCAAAATTAACGTTCCTTGATACGTTTTTATCCAACCTTCTAACCAATACATGGTATCTAAGTCTAAGTGGTTGGTTGGCTCATCGAGTAACAATAAGTCAGAACGGCATAACAGTGCTTGGGCTAAGTTGAGGCGCATACGCCAACCACCAGAGAAACTTTTGACCGGGTGACTCTGATCTGTATCTTTAAAGCCTAAACCGGCTAATAGTGAGCCCGCTCGAGCTTTAATAGCATAACCGCCAATAGCATCAATTTTGCCATGGATAAGCGCTATTGCATTGCCGTTATTATCATGTTCAGCTTGTTCTAATTGGGCTTCTAGTTGACGGTATTCGGTGTCGCCGTCCAGTACATACTCTAGTGCCGACACATTTAATGCGGGTGTTTCCTGAGCAACAGAGGCAACCTGCCAGCCTGCGGGGAAACTGAACTCACCTTTATCCAGCTGTAAATGACCCAAAATTAAGGCAAGCAATGTTGATTTACCTGTACCATTGGCGCCGACAAGGCCAACCTTGTGTCCGGGGTTAATCGTCAGTGAGGTTTCATCGAGTAAGATTTTACTGCCGCGAATTAACTGTGCTTGGCTTATCTTGATCATTAATTACAACTTGATTCTTAAGAATAGAATAATGGTGCAGATAATATCGCATATAGGATTTATTTCCCACAATCACGGGACTCATGTGGGCTAATCATGGCAAAATAGGCGTATAAAGCGGGTATAAACCTCATTGTGTAAACACTAAGTCGAGTAAATCATGACTAAAATTAAAAAGCGTTTTGTTGCAGGGGCTAAATGTCCTAAATGCAGCGCGAAAGACAGTATTCTATTGTTTAAAGAAAATGGCATTGAAACCATTGAGTGCACAGAGTGTGATTACCGTGAGCAACAAACTGATGTAAAAGCACCTCAAAAGGCTAGCGGCAGTATGATCGGGGTGTTTAAACCAGACTAGAACAGTCTGCTTAGGGGGATAACCTCAACATTGGCATTGAGTTGAGGTTAATTACTCATATATTCATCAGGGGGTGTTTCAGCAGAGACCTTCATCTTATGTTGATTTAATACACGGATAACATTGATGTTGTTTTTAGTGAGATCATTGAAACGTTCAGAGATGTTTTGTAATTCTAGGCCGTAACTTGGATCGTCTTTAGGTGTGGTCTGCCAATAACGTTTACGATCCAGTTTTTGGATTTCGCTCGCACGTAATATTTCAAAATAGCTATTTTCTTGTTTAAGTCGATAAATTTCGCCATCGAGTAATTGGAGTAATTTTTCTTTAGAAATAGTTTGTTTATTAAGCAAGGCTTTTAATGGATCGTCTTTCAACTCGCGCTTGTCAGAGTCGATTTCGGTGGTAATACCTAATTGATATTCAATTTTATGCTGGCTATATTCTTGCGGGCAAACTGTTTGGCTGAAAATGACTTTTTCATCCTTCATGCACTTGTA from Shewanella psychromarinicola includes the following:
- a CDS encoding YheV family putative zinc ribbon protein yields the protein MTKIKKRFVAGAKCPKCSAKDSILLFKENGIETIECTECDYREQQTDVKAPQKASGSMIGVFKPD
- a CDS encoding DUF4124 domain-containing protein → MAKKLLFIVLAMSAFTAQANTIYKCMKDEKVIFSQTVCPQEYSQHKIEYQLGITTEIDSDKRELKDDPLKALLNKQTISKEKLLQLLDGEIYRLKQENSYFEILRASEIQKLDRKRYWQTTPKDDPSYGLELQNISERFNDLTKNNINVIRVLNQHKMKVSAETPPDEYMSN
- a CDS encoding TIGR02444 family protein, which gives rise to MSQPFHRQTFSHTIWRHCEQSYSINPQFYIHLQDSYHVNVNILLLAQYLDQQHYVLTQQQWEILTLVVDQWETNVLQPYRRLRRIAKAHLDNDEYQKMLDVELVMERKSQYMLLHKLNLLQGQPLSTDTTDNTEPGNIQHYLSLFGLDESIMAGLTTQTGLINS
- a CDS encoding ABC transporter ATP-binding protein, with product MIKISQAQLIRGSKILLDETSLTINPGHKVGLVGANGTGKSTLLALILGHLQLDKGEFSFPAGWQVASVAQETPALNVSALEYVLDGDTEYRQLEAQLEQAEHDNNGNAIALIHGKIDAIGGYAIKARAGSLLAGLGFKDTDQSHPVKSFSGGWRMRLNLAQALLCRSDLLLLDEPTNHLDLDTMYWLEGWIKTYQGTLILISHDRDFIDGIIGEIVHIENQKLNYYKGNYSSFERVRAERMAQQQVAFERQQKERSHMQSFVDRFRYKASKAKQAQSRLKALERMAELLPSQVDNPFQMAFRTPEALPNPLVVMENVSIGYEDKTILKQVELNLVPGARIGLLGRNGAGKSTLIKLLSGQLKAKTGKYQPNPGLNIGYFAQHQVEFLSLDDTPMQHLIRLAPSNAREQELRSFLGGFGFNGDMALSPVRPFSGGEKARLVLALVVWQRPNLLLLDEPTNHLDLEMRHALTMALQTFEGAMVIVSHDRHLLRLSCSDYYLVDQGVVTPFDGDLDDYHQWLLDAAKLAQASNKTDAAISSDSVDKKQQKRMDAELRQRVSPLKKQQIKLETQQQKINKRLAELEIELADGDLYEAENKAKMTKVLNERTTLTQTMDESEMDWLEIQEQIELIEQDFQ